In a genomic window of Periophthalmus magnuspinnatus isolate fPerMag1 chromosome 3, fPerMag1.2.pri, whole genome shotgun sequence:
- the syt9a gene encoding synaptotagmin-9, whose protein sequence is MPGDRDDEICRKALELLSDLCSRGEVPNENCLDFTYYFRDLARPRYSDSDVSVSLLSLVVTACGLALFGVSLFVSWKLCWIPWRERGLSPTIKDATGHLIPTLSPLPPQPAPRQPVYTAVDPPPHDRRKSSHSSIAREPTPVASVVSVEAPMSPMSPPPVVKATPEAAMKISHTSPDIPLDAECKTRENGVHTTPRIQRQATEPSSNGQGSIRRHMNLSNPDFNVAQFQRQDSLTGMGLGLGRLKPELYKQRSLEGDEGNRRGGRCGRLHFILKFDCDLEQLIVKIHKAEDLPAKDFSGTSDPYVKIYLLPDRKTKHQTKVHRKTLNPVFDEVFLFPVAYSELPTRKLHFTVYDFDRFSRHDIIGQVVVDNFLDLADFPRETKLGRDIQYVSSDNVDLGDLMFSLCYLPTAGRLTITMIKARNLKAMDITGASDPYVKVSLMCDGRRLKKRKTSTKRNTLNPVYNEAIVFDVPPENIEQISLLIAVMDYDRVGHNEVIGVCRVGNDADSLGRDHWNEMLTYPRKPVAHWHPLVEYQGTTGSSQGGSCNSLKTPPSP, encoded by the exons ATGCCTGGAGACAGAGATGACGAGATTTGTCGAAAAGCACTTGAACTCCTCTCAGACCTTTGTTCCAGGGGCGAAGTGCCGAACGAGAACTGCCTGGATTTCACCTACTATTTCCGAGACCTCGCCAGACCACGGTACTCGGATTCAG ACGTGTCAGTGAGCCTGCTGTCCCTGGTCGTCACTGCCTGCGGCCTGGCCCTGTTTGGAGTTTCTCTCTTTGTATCATGGAAGTTGTGTTGGATTCCGTGGAGGGAGCGTGGCTTATCCCCAACCATCAAAGACGCCACAGGACACCTCATCCCCACCCTGAGCCCCCTGCCCCCCCAGCCCGCCCCGAGGCAGCCCGTCTACACTGCAGTAGATCCCCCGCCGCACGACCGCCGTAAGTCCTCTCACAGCTCCATAGCCCGAGAGCCCACTCCGGTGGCGTCAGTGGTGTCTGTAGAGGCTCCTATGTCCCCCATGTCCCCGCCCCCCGTGGTCAAAGCCACCCCTGAAGCAGCCATGAAGATCAGTCACACGTCTCCAGACATACCGCTGGACGCAGAGTGTAAGACCAGGGAGAACGGGGTCCACACCACTCCACGGATACAGCGGCAGGCCACAGAGCCATCGTCAAACGG ACAAGGCTCCATCCGCCGACACATGAACCTGTCCAACCCAGACTTCAATGTGGCCCAGTTCCAAAGACAGGACTCTCTCACTGGGATGGGTCTTGGTTTGGGACGCCTAAAGCCTGAGCTGTACAAACAACGCTCCCTGGAGGGTGATGAGGGTAACCGCAGAGGAGGCAGATGTGGACGTCTCCATTTTATCCTCAAATTTGACTGTGACTTGGAACAGTTAATCGTCAAAATCCATAAAGCTGAGGACCTCCCCGCGAAGGACTTCTCTGGTACTTCTGACCCTTATGTAAAAATCTACCTGCTGCCGGACAGGAAGACCAAGCACCAAACTAAAGTCCATAGAAAAACACTGAAtccagtttttgatgaggtctTCCTGTTCCCAGTCGCATATTCTGAGCTTCCCACTCGTAAGCTTCATTTTACAGTCTACGATTTTGACCGCTTCTCACGGCACGATATTATTGGTCAAGTGGTGGTGGACAACTTCCTGGACCTTGCTGATTTCCCCAGGGAGACCAAACTGGGCCGTGATATCCAATACGTCTCCTCG GATAATGTGGATCTGGGCGACCTGATGTTCTCCCTCTGTTACCTGCCCACAGCGGGCCGACTCACCATTACCATGATAAAGGCCCGTAATCTGAAGGCTATGGACATCACAGGCGCTTCTG ATCCATACGTGAAGGTTTCTCTAATGTGCGACGGCCGGCGACTAAAGAAGAGGAAGACGTCCACGAAGAGGAACACGCTGAATCCAGTTTATAATGAGGCCATTGTCTTTGATGTGCCTCCGGAAAACATCGAGCAGATCAGCCTTTTGATCGCAGTGATGGACTATGACCG AGTGGGCCATAATGAAGTAATCGGAGTGTGTCGGGTTGGCAATGATGCAGACAGCCTCGGTCGAGATCACTGGAATGAAATGCTCACATACCCGCGCAAACCTGTCGCTCACTGGCATCCCCTGGTGGAG TACCAGGGAACTACAGGTAGCAGCCAGGGAGGATCATGTAACTCTCTGAAGACTCCTCCGTCCCCGT